The following are encoded together in the Thermomicrobiales bacterium genome:
- a CDS encoding NAD(P)H-hydrate epimerase, which translates to MERLSTLPLVTGSQMAAVDHAMVEVCGLELLQVMEIAGRAVARVARILQPAGPVAVLCGSGGNGGDGLVCARHLAGWGFDVRCWLVKPADEYRGLAAHNLHVCQKLGMPIAGPADRIDLSDVDLVIDGLFGFGLSAAPSGRAADLIAAANRSRARVLAIDMPSGVDATTGVAFPSSIVADVTLTLGLPKVGLLVEGGPIHAGSVVVADIGIPAAAYAAAGIPVTSIFDAAEFVTLDGQPWPS; encoded by the coding sequence ATGGAACGCTTGTCCACGTTGCCGCTCGTGACCGGATCGCAAATGGCCGCGGTCGACCACGCGATGGTCGAGGTATGCGGACTCGAATTGCTGCAGGTGATGGAGATCGCGGGCCGGGCCGTTGCGCGCGTCGCGAGAATCCTGCAGCCTGCTGGTCCGGTGGCCGTGCTCTGTGGCAGCGGAGGAAATGGCGGCGACGGATTAGTTTGCGCGCGCCACCTGGCCGGGTGGGGGTTCGATGTGCGTTGTTGGCTGGTCAAGCCCGCCGACGAGTATCGCGGACTCGCAGCGCACAATCTGCACGTCTGTCAGAAGCTCGGCATGCCGATTGCTGGTCCGGCTGACCGAATCGATCTCAGCGACGTCGATCTCGTCATCGATGGGCTGTTTGGGTTCGGGTTGAGTGCCGCGCCCTCGGGCCGGGCCGCGGATCTCATAGCGGCGGCCAACCGTTCCCGAGCGCGCGTTTTGGCGATCGACATGCCGTCGGGCGTCGATGCGACGACTGGAGTCGCTTTTCCTTCGTCGATCGTCGCGGACGTCACACTCACCCTCGGGCTGCCCAAAGTTGGGCTGCTGGTCGAGGGCGGTCCGATTCACGCAGGGAGCGTCGTCGTGGCGGATATTGGAATCCCGGCCGCTGCCTACGCTGCGGCCGGGATTCCCGTGACATCGATATTCGATGCTGCTGAGTTCGTCACGCTCGATGGCCAGCCCTGGCCGTCCTAG
- a CDS encoding LuxR C-terminal-related transcriptional regulator codes for MISIPSPNLPVPFTTLVGREHDIAAIVSRLRAADSSILTLVGPAGVGKTRLAIAVAERMRDELPDGVVYIDLSTMTDASQVIPAVASTIGLPEEAGASSQLASYLSDRDILLVLDGFEQVLDAGSALNACLAGAPGVRALVTSQAPLRVRGEHAFTVEPLSLPPTITAQDAATADLAEIGAIPAVQLFVARAQVARPGFALTAGNMPAVAAICRYLDGVPLAIELAAARSNVLSPEALVNRLGASLQLLRGGPRDAPNRHQALHAAIEWTYGLLSPQEALLLDRLSVFSGSFSLSAAEAIAGNAPISFAPSIYVDPNQPPPPEDDLLDWSDVFDLLDGLVDHSLVQRVESNDDEPRFRLFQTIRQFAAAKLAEREDTERTALRHATWFHAQAESAWMANGVPELEQDWLDRLDCDYENLRSALDYLADTDPATGSTFAAALVWYFYIRGHRMDGIRAMQRPLGRFDPATLLPMARARNDFALGNLLALFPQTKREGVAYLERVLDQLRTLGNEWGAGYTLLSLAALTEDEGNYQQALAYIDEALPLLIAVGDTPTLANVRFHQAVNLFGLGELDRARELASGVADVPIQDAGINIAYATHLLGMIELAESNIGAAARQFRTALDFSLEHQIVGTATELIDAAASVTAASGDLELSARLFGAADRLNRETGNPITLPESIYYSNARDHVRETMTVARFNELQAAGAAMSLDQGFALARTALEAIALTSQAEMVAEPDHSSVSTLGLTNREIEVLRLVAMGLSDREVGDRLFISHGTARTHVRNILGKLGVHSRTAATSVALRERLIGPDR; via the coding sequence ATGATTTCGATCCCCTCGCCCAACCTGCCGGTTCCGTTCACCACGCTGGTTGGACGAGAGCATGACATCGCGGCCATCGTCTCGCGCTTGCGCGCGGCAGACAGTTCGATTCTGACGCTCGTAGGTCCAGCCGGTGTCGGCAAGACGCGGCTTGCGATTGCGGTTGCCGAGCGGATGCGCGACGAACTACCGGACGGCGTCGTCTACATCGACCTCTCCACCATGACCGACGCGTCACAGGTGATTCCCGCCGTCGCAAGCACGATCGGACTGCCCGAAGAAGCCGGCGCCTCGAGCCAGCTCGCCTCCTACCTGTCCGATCGTGACATCCTGCTCGTATTGGATGGCTTCGAACAGGTACTCGATGCTGGATCCGCGCTGAATGCCTGTTTGGCTGGCGCGCCGGGCGTGCGCGCGCTGGTCACCAGCCAGGCGCCGCTCCGCGTGCGCGGAGAGCATGCATTCACTGTCGAGCCGCTCTCCCTGCCTCCCACGATCACCGCCCAGGATGCGGCCACAGCCGATCTGGCGGAGATTGGCGCCATTCCGGCTGTGCAGCTCTTCGTTGCGCGGGCGCAGGTCGCCCGTCCGGGTTTCGCGCTTACCGCGGGAAACATGCCGGCGGTCGCCGCCATCTGCCGATACCTCGACGGTGTGCCGCTGGCCATCGAACTGGCCGCGGCGAGGAGCAATGTGCTCTCGCCAGAAGCGCTGGTGAACCGCCTGGGCGCTTCGCTACAACTCCTGCGCGGCGGTCCTCGCGATGCTCCGAATCGACATCAGGCGCTCCATGCCGCGATCGAATGGACGTATGGGCTGCTCTCTCCGCAAGAGGCGCTGCTCCTCGATCGCCTTTCGGTTTTTTCCGGGTCGTTCTCGCTCTCGGCCGCGGAAGCCATTGCCGGCAACGCGCCGATCTCCTTCGCGCCTTCGATCTATGTCGATCCCAATCAGCCGCCCCCACCGGAAGACGATCTCCTCGATTGGTCCGACGTTTTCGATCTGCTCGATGGGTTGGTCGATCACAGTCTGGTGCAGCGGGTGGAGTCGAACGACGACGAACCCCGCTTTCGGCTCTTCCAGACGATCCGGCAGTTCGCTGCGGCCAAACTGGCCGAACGGGAAGATACCGAGCGCACTGCCTTGCGCCACGCCACCTGGTTCCACGCGCAAGCGGAGAGCGCCTGGATGGCGAATGGCGTTCCAGAGCTGGAACAGGACTGGCTCGACCGTCTCGATTGCGACTACGAGAATCTGCGGTCAGCACTCGACTATCTGGCAGACACCGATCCGGCCACCGGAAGCACCTTTGCGGCCGCGTTGGTCTGGTATTTCTACATCCGCGGGCATCGCATGGACGGAATCCGCGCGATGCAACGTCCGCTAGGGCGTTTCGATCCAGCAACGTTGCTCCCCATGGCGCGTGCCCGAAACGACTTTGCGCTGGGCAACCTGCTGGCGCTCTTTCCGCAAACGAAGCGGGAAGGAGTCGCCTATCTGGAGCGAGTGCTCGATCAGTTGCGGACGCTCGGCAATGAATGGGGCGCCGGCTACACGTTGCTCTCGCTCGCGGCACTGACGGAGGACGAAGGGAACTACCAGCAGGCGCTGGCATACATCGACGAAGCGCTGCCGTTGCTGATCGCAGTGGGCGATACGCCCACCCTGGCAAACGTACGGTTTCATCAGGCGGTCAATCTTTTCGGGCTCGGGGAGCTGGATCGCGCCCGGGAGCTGGCGAGCGGGGTCGCCGACGTCCCCATCCAGGACGCCGGCATCAACATTGCCTATGCCACTCACTTGCTCGGGATGATCGAACTGGCGGAAAGCAACATTGGCGCCGCGGCTCGGCAGTTCCGGACGGCACTCGATTTCTCGCTGGAGCACCAGATCGTCGGCACGGCAACCGAGCTCATCGACGCCGCCGCCAGCGTCACTGCCGCCAGTGGCGATCTGGAGCTCTCCGCCCGGCTCTTCGGCGCGGCCGACCGGCTCAATCGGGAAACCGGCAATCCAATCACACTGCCAGAGTCGATCTATTACAGCAACGCGAGAGATCACGTTCGGGAAACCATGACCGTCGCCAGATTCAACGAGCTGCAGGCGGCCGGAGCTGCGATGTCGCTCGACCAGGGATTCGCTTTGGCGCGTACCGCGCTGGAGGCAATCGCCCTCACTTCCCAAGCGGAGATGGTGGCCGAGCCGGACCACTCCAGTGTCAGCACTCTTGGCTTGACCAACCGCGAGATCGAAGTCTTGCGGTTGGTGGCAATGGGTCTGAGCGATCGCGAGGTTGGTGACCGGCTCTTCATCAGTCACGGCACAGCCCGTACTCACGTACGCAATATTCTCGGCAAACTGGGAGTCCATTCACGCACGGCCGCAACCAGTGTCGCGCTCCGGGAACGGCTGATCGGGCCCGATCGCTAG
- a CDS encoding response regulator transcription factor has translation MTEAIDATASLLSELGDHEAGALLFGAAERLNEETGNPSTFPERPIYDAARALARTALGTERYLELHREGELLALEPALALTRTHLETIEHGDAAPLQGRARRPLTPRELEVLQLVAVGLTDREIGDRLFISYRTARTHVSNILEKLDVPSRSAATTLALREGLIRLDDMS, from the coding sequence GTGACCGAAGCGATCGATGCCACTGCAAGCCTGCTCTCCGAGCTTGGTGACCACGAAGCCGGGGCGCTGCTCTTCGGAGCAGCAGAGCGCCTGAATGAGGAAACGGGCAATCCGTCGACCTTTCCCGAGCGTCCAATCTATGACGCTGCGCGCGCGCTTGCCCGTACCGCGCTCGGGACAGAACGCTATCTCGAACTTCATCGCGAAGGAGAGCTTCTTGCCCTCGAACCTGCGCTCGCCCTGACCCGCACCCATCTGGAAACCATCGAACACGGCGATGCTGCCCCGCTGCAGGGTCGCGCGCGGCGTCCGTTGACCCCGCGCGAGCTGGAAGTGCTGCAACTGGTGGCGGTTGGCTTGACAGACCGGGAGATCGGTGACCGGCTCTTCATCAGCTACCGAACAGCCCGCACCCACGTCAGCAACATCCTGGAGAAACTGGATGTGCCGAGTCGATCGGCCGCCACTACGCTGGCGCTCCGCGAGGGGCTGATTCGTTTGGACGATATGAGCTAG